In a genomic window of Sutcliffiella sp. FSL R7-0096:
- a CDS encoding C39 family peptidase, giving the protein MKLRQLAVTFIINKENEVWGECCRPSNENEGSIKVNLIIRIKDKVLLYAPVVKQFPKLPRECEVTSLAMLLQYNDIDVDKMELASGIKKNPVLLEKREGVPNWGHPNDGYIGDMYTYKKPGFGVYHRPIAELAEKYLPGKVKDITGADFSEIKTYLSLDLPIWVIINTTYKKLPASYFEEWITPLGPESITYKEHSVLITGYNDDHIYFNDPITGIKNRKESYRSFKKNWEQMGKQVIVQVLTIFIINYK; this is encoded by the coding sequence TTGAAGCTAAGACAATTGGCCGTCACTTTTATTATAAACAAAGAAAATGAAGTGTGGGGGGAATGTTGTAGGCCAAGCAATGAAAATGAAGGCTCAATAAAGGTAAATTTGATTATAAGAATAAAGGATAAAGTGCTTCTTTACGCACCAGTGGTTAAACAATTTCCCAAACTTCCACGAGAATGTGAAGTAACTAGTCTTGCAATGTTACTTCAATACAATGATATTGATGTGGATAAAATGGAATTAGCTTCAGGCATTAAGAAGAATCCGGTGTTGCTCGAGAAAAGAGAGGGTGTACCTAACTGGGGACATCCAAACGATGGCTATATTGGGGATATGTATACCTATAAGAAACCCGGATTTGGTGTTTATCATAGACCAATAGCTGAGCTGGCAGAAAAATACTTACCTGGTAAAGTAAAGGATATAACGGGAGCTGACTTTTCCGAAATTAAAACCTATTTATCCTTGGACCTTCCCATATGGGTGATCATTAATACAACCTATAAAAAGCTGCCGGCATCTTATTTTGAGGAATGGATAACGCCATTAGGACCTGAATCAATCACTTACAAAGAACATTCCGTGCTAATTACTGGATACAACGATGACCATATATATTTTAACGATCCTATCACTGGTATAAAAAACAGGAAAGAATCATACAGAAGTTTTAAGAAGAACTGGGAGCAAATGGGCAAGCAGGTCATAGTCCAGGTTCTCACTATCTTCATCATCAATTATAAATAG
- a CDS encoding metalloregulator ArsR/SmtB family transcription factor, with amino-acid sequence MSKSNIELDSETLNMVSQTFKALSDPTRLRILHLLFDGEFSVNDIAENLGLLQSTVSHQLRLLKSLRLVKFRREGTTIYYSHDDQHVIDILQQTIQHTKHS; translated from the coding sequence ATGAGTAAGAGCAACATTGAGTTAGATTCAGAAACATTGAACATGGTTTCTCAGACATTCAAGGCACTATCGGACCCTACAAGACTGAGAATTCTTCACCTGCTCTTTGATGGAGAGTTTTCGGTTAACGATATCGCAGAGAACTTAGGCCTCTTGCAGTCCACAGTATCACACCAACTCCGCTTACTGAAGAGTCTGCGATTGGTGAAATTCCGTAGAGAAGGAACAACTATTTATTACTCGCATGATGATCAACATGTCATTGACATATTGCAGCAGACCATACAACATACCAAACATAGTTAA
- a CDS encoding thioredoxin domain-containing protein — MSKNNKSPFKLMVIVTLLIIGIIAALVIITNQDNDNEEKYVENTPSIEGQPVLGQEDAPVTIVEFGDFKCPACKAWGENIYPQLIKDYVDSGKVKFVYINVLFHGEESALGAAAAEAIRKQNPDEYWEFHKKLFNAQPSANHDGLWITTDKVMEVASELPGIDMEQFKTDLKSQEIIDAVTHDNDLTEEFKISQTPTIMVNDKVLADPFDYEKIKSLIESELEGDE, encoded by the coding sequence ATGTCCAAAAACAATAAATCACCATTCAAGTTAATGGTTATCGTAACGCTACTTATCATTGGAATTATTGCGGCTCTTGTAATCATTACAAACCAAGATAATGACAATGAAGAAAAATACGTGGAAAACACCCCTTCCATTGAAGGGCAACCTGTTCTTGGCCAAGAGGATGCACCAGTAACGATTGTAGAGTTCGGGGACTTTAAATGCCCTGCTTGCAAAGCATGGGGGGAAAATATTTACCCTCAACTTATCAAGGATTATGTAGATTCCGGAAAAGTTAAATTCGTTTATATTAATGTTCTTTTTCATGGCGAAGAGTCCGCTTTAGGAGCAGCAGCTGCTGAAGCAATTAGAAAACAGAACCCGGATGAATATTGGGAGTTTCATAAAAAGCTTTTCAATGCACAGCCATCAGCTAATCACGACGGATTATGGATTACAACAGATAAGGTGATGGAAGTGGCTAGTGAACTACCTGGCATTGATATGGAACAATTTAAAACTGATCTGAAAAGCCAGGAAATTATAGATGCTGTAACTCATGATAATGATCTCACCGAGGAGTTTAAAATCAGTCAGACTCCAACCATCATGGTGAATGATAAAGTGTTGGCTGACCCATTTGACTATGAGAAAATCAAGTCATTAATTGAGTCTGAGCTTGAAGGTGATGAATAA
- a CDS encoding copper resistance CopC family protein, translated as MNKAIILTIILSIFSFNQVSAHTGLESSDPVQGDTVSDELEEVILNFETKVEANSTLTVLDPKETEVPVEVEISGQQMKGILTQPLEAGDYQVLWKIIGADGHPIEGEVTFSVSNDETITEQQEDNHTEEVDRNIEGIEHNTLPSYILPSIVGIFSISILVSLWWLLRRKK; from the coding sequence ATGAACAAAGCAATTATCCTGACGATCATCTTATCGATTTTTTCCTTTAATCAAGTTTCAGCTCATACAGGTCTGGAAAGTTCCGATCCTGTTCAAGGAGACACAGTAAGTGATGAGTTGGAAGAGGTCATCCTTAATTTTGAAACAAAAGTAGAAGCGAATAGCACATTGACAGTCCTCGATCCAAAAGAAACAGAAGTTCCTGTAGAAGTGGAAATTAGCGGGCAGCAAATGAAGGGGATATTGACTCAGCCATTGGAAGCTGGCGACTATCAAGTACTGTGGAAAATAATTGGAGCTGACGGACATCCGATTGAAGGAGAGGTTACTTTTTCTGTAAGTAATGACGAAACAATAACTGAGCAACAGGAAGATAATCATACTGAAGAAGTGGATCGCAATATTGAAGGGATTGAGCATAATACTTTGCCTTCCTATATCCTCCCATCTATCGTTGGTATATTCTCCATATCGATACTTGTTAGCCTCTGGTGGTTATTGAGGAGGAAAAAATAA
- a CDS encoding multicopper oxidase domain-containing protein: MVKKIVMPALILLILLIVGGWFFMRVFGGMNGNMPGQGGGMMDDGMIGNDNGEVEDMKNDSFADGGTSLPIPPILKDENPDPGKAEFTLVAQKGTMEFIEGKPTDTFGYNGDYLGPVIRVKTGDDVSIKVKNEIDEATTVHWHGLEVDGDQDEGPHSGIQPGTTWNPQFKIEQNAATLWYHPHLLHETGEHVYKGLAGLFIIDDEDSENLDYDLLAHLLPVLLKTSV; this comes from the coding sequence ATGGTGAAAAAAATTGTTATGCCCGCACTTATCTTATTGATTCTGCTCATTGTGGGCGGCTGGTTTTTTATGAGGGTTTTTGGCGGCATGAACGGCAACATGCCTGGACAAGGGGGAGGAATGATGGATGATGGTATGATAGGTAACGATAACGGAGAGGTTGAAGATATGAAGAATGACTCATTCGCTGATGGAGGAACCTCTCTTCCCATTCCCCCCATCCTAAAAGATGAGAATCCGGACCCAGGAAAAGCAGAGTTCACTCTTGTTGCCCAAAAAGGAACCATGGAGTTTATAGAAGGCAAACCAACAGATACGTTTGGATATAATGGCGATTACCTAGGACCCGTGATTCGTGTAAAAACTGGAGATGATGTTTCGATCAAGGTGAAAAATGAGATTGATGAAGCAACCACTGTCCATTGGCATGGACTAGAAGTTGACGGCGACCAGGATGAAGGCCCTCATTCCGGTATCCAGCCTGGAACCACGTGGAATCCGCAATTCAAAATTGAACAAAATGCTGCTACATTATGGTATCATCCCCATCTGCTCCATGAAACTGGCGAACATGTATATAAAGGACTTGCTGGTCTATTTATAATTGATGATGAAGATAGTGAGAACCTGGACTATGACCTGCTTGCCCATTTGCTCCCAGTTCTTCTTAAAACTTCTGTATGA
- a CDS encoding metalloregulator ArsR/SmtB family transcription factor, producing the protein MSEKLIQTAEKDTCETFCFDEPKVNTLKNRIEEVNGVELIFKALSDSTRIKIAYALTLEKELCVCDVANIIGSSTATASHHLRLLRSMNLAKYRKEGKLVFYSLADDHIHQLVSIALIHSKEEVVKE; encoded by the coding sequence ATGTCAGAAAAATTGATTCAAACTGCTGAAAAGGACACTTGTGAAACTTTTTGCTTTGATGAACCAAAGGTTAATACCCTAAAAAATAGAATAGAAGAAGTAAACGGAGTGGAGTTGATTTTTAAAGCACTCTCCGATTCCACCAGAATAAAGATTGCTTATGCTTTAACTTTGGAGAAAGAATTGTGTGTTTGTGATGTGGCGAATATCATTGGATCTTCCACTGCCACTGCGTCCCATCATCTGAGATTGTTAAGGAGTATGAACCTGGCGAAGTATCGTAAAGAAGGAAAATTAGTGTTTTATTCATTGGCTGATGATCATATTCACCAATTAGTATCTATTGCATTAATACATTCCAAAGAAGAAGTGGTCAAGGAATAG
- a CDS encoding CopD family protein has translation MFFLGVISETILYLCFSILMGSFILYAVPERYRPSIYVPRNVMLLATGGIAILSFTPVAILVLYLYKDIGIWNTLQNVLFTFEVGKAWVITYFIATFLFIFIVWFDIRKRALFAFIGIALTLVLILALGYASHASSYDPITGFLTHSTHFTTVTVWVGILFVVGWKSTNYANWLSFLKWYTPLSILCLSVTILSGLYLMNYVIDYEFYTNSWMLTYGQTLLLKHILVLPLLAYAFINGILIKNILRKDSSFDPRPWTKVEGIIIGFIFAATAALGQQSPPHETDITKDTVSTLFTYFYQGKYTENMVLGLEMSLTSVLLLICATTFFILMIYSFMKKAGPLLTFILGVFLIISSYLTILVSIQ, from the coding sequence ATGTTTTTCTTAGGAGTAATAAGTGAAACCATTCTTTATTTGTGCTTCTCGATCCTAATGGGAAGTTTCATTCTTTATGCGGTGCCTGAACGATACCGTCCATCTATTTACGTTCCAAGAAACGTCATGCTACTTGCTACAGGTGGGATTGCGATTCTATCTTTTACCCCAGTGGCAATTCTGGTTCTCTATCTCTATAAAGATATTGGAATTTGGAACACCTTACAGAATGTTCTATTTACTTTTGAAGTAGGGAAAGCCTGGGTCATCACTTATTTTATAGCTACCTTTCTCTTTATCTTTATTGTGTGGTTCGATATTCGAAAGCGTGCACTCTTTGCTTTTATTGGAATTGCTCTTACCCTTGTATTGATACTTGCTCTGGGTTATGCAAGTCATGCCAGTTCCTATGATCCCATAACTGGTTTTCTCACCCACTCCACCCATTTTACAACTGTAACGGTTTGGGTAGGTATATTGTTTGTTGTAGGTTGGAAGTCCACTAATTATGCAAACTGGCTTTCATTCTTAAAATGGTACACTCCATTATCAATCCTTTGTTTAAGTGTGACAATTCTCTCTGGGCTTTATCTAATGAACTATGTAATAGATTACGAGTTCTATACGAACTCCTGGATGCTGACATATGGACAAACCCTACTTTTAAAGCACATTTTGGTCTTACCATTGTTAGCTTACGCTTTTATTAATGGAATTTTAATAAAAAATATCTTAAGAAAAGATTCATCTTTTGATCCAAGACCATGGACAAAAGTGGAGGGAATTATTATCGGCTTTATTTTTGCTGCAACTGCCGCATTAGGACAACAATCTCCACCCCACGAAACAGATATTACAAAGGATACAGTTTCAACATTGTTTACTTATTTTTATCAAGGTAAGTACACGGAGAACATGGTACTAGGTTTAGAAATGTCCTTAACAAGTGTCTTGTTGTTAATTTGTGCGACGACTTTTTTCATCTTAATGATATACTCATTCATGAAAAAGGCTGGTCCATTACTGACGTTTATACTGGGAGTGTTTTTAATTATATCCAGTTATCTTACCATTTTAGTTAGTATTCAGTAG
- a CDS encoding heavy metal translocating P-type ATPase, producing the protein MSTDQPKSNSCCSKNDSMQDSSSSIPLFQGNLEKDSCCNNTTHHNENVHPASCCKEEKRDDKKVSACCSGKSDNSLVEHLSATPNVVEKLQYEVKGMDCPSCAATIEKSISKIEGVNKVNVNYSAGKMQVETGVSSLNGKIEKQVKNLGFHVVSYQASKQVHTFQVEGMDCGACAATIEKHLSLNPAIKDVRVNFSTGKMHVVHETNNQEIMKEVKRAGFVASPISKDGSTPNKKRKEVPLTAISGGFLAVGFFGAYAGFYPILVTLLYAAAIVVGGFKPIRSAYYAIKSRSLDMNVLMSAAAIGAALIGEWFEGATVVWLFALGNTLQNKSIERTRESIRSLMDLAPSEAVVKKGNQLLKVPVEDVSVGDIIIVKPGEKIPLDGDVVSGISTVNQAPITGESIPVDKEVGDSVFAGTVNENGSLEVRITKLVEDTAIAKIIHLVEEAQEKKAPTQAFVDRFASIYTPIVFVIALLIIIGPPSLGIGTWSEWAYKGLALLVVACPCALVISTPVAIVSAIGNAAKNGVLIKGGTFLEKAGAINAIAFDKTGTLTEGKPKVSQVIPLNSTEENLLAIARTIEEHSNHPIAKAITTYAAEKEIQVLNGETFKTIVGKGAQATINGQEYFVGNPKLYEEFNLSLSELEKQIKQLQHEGNTLILIGTRTEVLGIIAVSDAIRTITVQAIDKLKQVGIDEMVMLTGDNEGTAKKIASQTGVNRYFAELMPEDKVEAVKKLQLEGKRVAMVGDGINDAPALATADLGIAMGGAGTDTAMETADIVLMADNLEKLPHTIRLSRKALTIIKQNVWFSLLTKLAALLLIFTGDLTLWMAVLSDTGAALIVILNSMRLLRQK; encoded by the coding sequence ATGTCAACAGATCAACCAAAATCAAATAGTTGTTGTTCCAAGAATGATAGTATGCAAGATTCCTCCTCTTCCATTCCTCTTTTTCAGGGGAATTTGGAAAAGGACTCATGCTGCAATAATACAACACATCACAATGAAAATGTCCATCCTGCCTCATGCTGTAAGGAGGAAAAAAGGGATGATAAAAAGGTTTCAGCTTGTTGTAGCGGAAAATCAGATAATTCCCTAGTCGAACATCTTTCAGCTACACCAAATGTAGTCGAGAAACTGCAGTATGAAGTCAAAGGGATGGACTGTCCCTCTTGTGCAGCCACAATCGAGAAAAGTATTTCCAAAATAGAAGGCGTGAACAAGGTAAATGTCAACTACAGTGCAGGTAAGATGCAGGTGGAAACCGGGGTATCTTCTCTAAACGGGAAAATTGAAAAACAAGTAAAAAACCTGGGTTTTCATGTTGTATCGTATCAAGCTTCCAAACAAGTTCATACCTTTCAAGTAGAAGGGATGGATTGCGGTGCTTGTGCAGCAACCATCGAAAAACACCTTAGCTTGAATCCAGCGATTAAAGATGTTCGAGTGAATTTTTCAACTGGGAAAATGCATGTTGTACACGAGACAAATAATCAAGAGATTATGAAAGAGGTAAAAAGGGCTGGATTCGTTGCTTCCCCTATTTCCAAAGATGGTTCCACTCCAAATAAAAAGAGAAAAGAAGTGCCTTTAACAGCCATTTCAGGTGGATTCTTAGCAGTTGGTTTTTTTGGTGCCTATGCAGGATTCTATCCCATTCTTGTCACTCTTTTATATGCAGCGGCAATTGTTGTAGGTGGATTCAAACCGATCAGAAGTGCTTACTATGCAATCAAAAGTCGTTCCCTTGATATGAATGTTCTCATGTCAGCTGCGGCAATCGGAGCTGCTCTAATTGGAGAGTGGTTCGAAGGGGCTACAGTAGTGTGGCTATTCGCATTAGGGAATACACTTCAAAATAAGTCCATTGAGCGTACTAGAGAATCCATTCGTAGTTTAATGGATTTGGCACCATCAGAAGCAGTAGTGAAAAAAGGAAATCAATTGTTAAAAGTTCCTGTTGAAGACGTTTCAGTAGGAGACATAATTATCGTTAAACCTGGCGAAAAAATCCCATTGGATGGAGACGTTGTATCAGGTATTTCCACTGTTAATCAGGCTCCGATTACTGGCGAGTCCATTCCGGTTGATAAAGAAGTTGGAGACTCCGTTTTTGCTGGAACGGTAAACGAAAATGGATCGTTGGAAGTCCGAATAACTAAGCTTGTGGAAGATACAGCAATCGCTAAAATCATTCATCTTGTGGAAGAGGCACAGGAAAAGAAAGCCCCTACCCAAGCTTTTGTAGACCGGTTTGCAAGCATCTATACCCCGATAGTTTTTGTAATAGCATTACTAATCATAATAGGACCACCTTCACTTGGAATCGGAACATGGTCTGAATGGGCCTATAAAGGATTAGCATTGCTTGTTGTTGCATGTCCTTGTGCTCTCGTGATTTCTACACCTGTTGCGATTGTTTCGGCAATTGGAAATGCTGCTAAAAATGGTGTTTTAATTAAAGGAGGTACCTTCCTTGAAAAAGCTGGAGCCATTAATGCTATAGCCTTTGATAAAACAGGTACGTTAACAGAAGGGAAACCAAAAGTTTCTCAGGTCATCCCTTTAAACAGTACAGAGGAAAATCTGCTTGCAATAGCACGTACAATTGAAGAGCATTCTAACCACCCTATTGCGAAAGCCATCACCACTTATGCTGCCGAGAAAGAAATTCAAGTATTAAATGGGGAAACTTTCAAAACAATCGTAGGAAAAGGTGCTCAAGCTACCATTAATGGTCAAGAGTATTTTGTGGGGAATCCAAAATTGTACGAAGAATTTAATTTATCCCTTTCCGAACTAGAAAAACAAATCAAGCAATTACAGCATGAAGGAAACACGCTGATTCTTATTGGTACACGTACCGAAGTGCTCGGTATTATCGCGGTTTCAGATGCAATCAGAACCATCACTGTTCAAGCTATCGATAAGCTAAAACAAGTTGGAATTGATGAAATGGTGATGCTAACAGGGGATAATGAAGGAACCGCAAAGAAAATCGCATCCCAAACAGGGGTGAATCGCTATTTTGCAGAATTGATGCCTGAAGATAAAGTGGAAGCTGTGAAGAAACTTCAGCTTGAAGGGAAACGAGTAGCCATGGTGGGAGATGGAATCAATGATGCTCCCGCCCTAGCAACTGCTGATTTGGGAATTGCGATGGGTGGAGCAGGTACGGATACTGCCATGGAAACAGCGGATATTGTGTTAATGGCCGATAACCTTGAGAAACTTCCTCATACCATACGACTGAGTAGAAAAGCGTTAACCATCATCAAACAAAATGTGTGGTTTTCTCTTCTTACAAAGCTTGCGGCATTATTACTGATCTTCACAGGTGATCTTACTTTATGGATGGCCGTTCTAAGTGATACAGGAGCAGCATTGATTGTAATATTAAATAGTATGAGGTTGTTAAGACAAAAATAA
- a CDS encoding disulfide oxidoreductase — MKKVEEASGQIYLYLAWLVATVATLGSLYFSEIRGFIPCELCWYQRILMYPMALILGISTFQNDSSGKKFALPMAIIGWCISLYHYLIQKVPGFAEIKPCVNGVPCNAQYINWFGFVTIPFLALTAFSLIILLLTLLSMKQRKQK; from the coding sequence ATGAAAAAGGTCGAAGAGGCATCTGGCCAGATCTATCTATATTTGGCTTGGCTTGTTGCCACCGTCGCTACGCTAGGAAGCCTGTATTTCAGTGAAATACGAGGCTTTATACCATGTGAATTATGCTGGTACCAGCGTATTCTGATGTATCCAATGGCCCTTATCCTTGGAATTTCAACCTTCCAGAATGATAGCTCCGGCAAGAAATTTGCTCTTCCGATGGCAATAATAGGTTGGTGCATTTCGCTGTATCACTATTTAATTCAAAAGGTTCCTGGATTTGCGGAGATTAAACCGTGTGTCAATGGTGTTCCCTGTAACGCACAATATATTAATTGGTTTGGATTCGTTACGATACCATTCCTTGCATTAACGGCCTTTTCATTAATTATTCTTTTACTCACTCTATTGAGTATGAAACAAAGGAAACAAAAATAA
- a CDS encoding bile acid:sodium symporter, which translates to MNLLEKLYTLIIFLAVIIDIGLGQVELISENAERFIFPLLVAMLYITFLQIPIEQIKKAFKNIKFTYISVIINFIWTPILAWLLAMAFLGDNPALYIGFIMLMVTPCTDWYLIFTGIAKGNVALSTAILPLNLILQVILLPIYLLVFGGTTGVIELSFLVESILIVLFIPLILAFLTKLFLRSKQQLRKNLISNLSVMPIIFLSLAIVAMFASQGQILFNNLDLMWQITIPILLYFIVNFLVGQKIGQLMNFSNSDRTSLSLTTLARNSPIALAIAMTAFPDQPLIALTLVIGPLLELPILAIITQILLFISKNKSA; encoded by the coding sequence ATGAACTTACTTGAAAAACTATATACTCTTATTATTTTCTTAGCAGTGATTATTGATATAGGTTTAGGACAAGTAGAACTAATAAGTGAAAATGCAGAAAGGTTTATCTTTCCTTTATTAGTAGCAATGCTTTATATTACTTTCTTACAAATTCCTATTGAGCAAATAAAAAAAGCTTTTAAAAACATCAAGTTTACATACATTTCAGTCATCATAAACTTCATTTGGACACCTATCCTAGCGTGGCTGCTAGCGATGGCATTTTTAGGTGATAACCCAGCCTTGTATATTGGATTTATTATGCTGATGGTTACACCCTGCACTGATTGGTACTTGATATTTACAGGGATAGCAAAAGGAAATGTTGCATTATCAACTGCAATCTTACCATTAAACTTAATCTTACAAGTCATTTTGCTACCTATCTACCTTCTGGTTTTTGGCGGAACAACAGGTGTTATAGAGCTTTCGTTTCTAGTCGAAAGTATCTTAATTGTACTATTCATACCATTGATTTTAGCTTTTCTAACAAAATTGTTCTTGAGAAGTAAACAACAGTTAAGAAAAAATCTTATATCCAATCTCAGCGTGATGCCGATAATTTTTCTCAGCCTTGCAATTGTTGCTATGTTTGCTTCACAAGGCCAAATACTTTTTAATAATCTAGATTTAATGTGGCAAATTACCATCCCTATTCTTTTGTACTTTATTGTAAATTTCTTAGTTGGTCAGAAAATTGGACAGCTTATGAACTTTTCGAACTCCGACAGAACAAGTTTAAGCTTAACGACTTTAGCAAGAAACTCGCCAATCGCTTTAGCAATCGCTATGACTGCATTTCCAGACCAACCTTTAATAGCTTTAACATTAGTTATTGGACCATTATTGGAATTACCTATTCTGGCTATCATTACACAGATTTTATTATTTATTTCAAAAAATAAAAGTGCATAA
- a CDS encoding SCO family protein: MLSVLLLILSSCGFSSEKIPDQTNWKLEEFSAVNQDEKEYSLEDIKGNVTIASFIFTSCTTVCSPMTANMSKLQKKTEEEGLDVQYLSFSVDPEVDTPEVLKEFGSRFDINYSNWNFVTGYTQQEIEAFGQKNFKTIVAKPKGGGEVVHGTSFYLINQEGVIIKSFDGLDVPFEEVIEHVKIVNEN, translated from the coding sequence ATGCTTAGCGTCCTTTTATTAATTCTTTCTTCATGTGGTTTTAGTAGTGAAAAGATTCCGGACCAGACAAATTGGAAACTAGAGGAGTTCTCCGCTGTCAATCAGGACGAAAAAGAGTACAGTTTAGAAGACATAAAAGGGAATGTTACTATTGCATCTTTTATCTTTACAAGCTGCACGACAGTTTGTTCCCCGATGACAGCAAATATGTCTAAACTGCAAAAGAAAACAGAAGAAGAAGGCTTGGATGTCCAATATCTCTCGTTTTCAGTAGATCCTGAGGTAGATACTCCAGAAGTGCTGAAAGAGTTTGGCAGCCGTTTTGATATCAATTATTCGAATTGGAATTTTGTTACGGGCTACACACAACAAGAAATAGAAGCATTTGGCCAGAAGAATTTTAAAACAATAGTAGCCAAGCCTAAAGGGGGAGGAGAAGTTGTACATGGTACGAGCTTCTATCTCATTAACCAGGAGGGAGTTATTATCAAGAGTTTTGACGGTTTAGATGTGCCTTTTGAGGAAGTCATCGAGCATGTAAAGATTGTGAATGAGAACTAG
- a CDS encoding NAD(P)/FAD-dependent oxidoreductase codes for MIYDALVIGAGQAGLSLGYYLKKTSLSFLLLDEHSRIGESWRKRYDSLVLFTPKSYSSLPGMGVEGCPSQFPTKEEIAMYLESYATHYQLPIQLNTQVKKLTKEMDLFVVETNASTLRARNVIVCTGPFHTPSIPSIAKTLSTTINQMHSSEYRNPSQLASGSVLVVGGGNSGAQIAIEIANQGYDTYLSVSKSLTHLPLTIANKSIFWWLDRTKILRANKNTLVGKAFRKRGNVIFGTELNDAVAEGKITIKKRSVGATDQTILFADQTTLNPDNIIWATGYTPDYSWIDMPNIIQEKERPLHERGVTSIKGLFFLGMPWQSQRGSALLLGVGSDAGFIHQKILENN; via the coding sequence ATGATTTATGATGCTTTAGTAATTGGAGCTGGCCAAGCAGGCTTATCCTTAGGTTACTATTTAAAGAAGACTTCGCTATCCTTTTTACTCCTAGATGAACATTCTCGAATCGGGGAATCCTGGAGAAAAAGATACGATTCCCTCGTGCTATTTACCCCAAAGTCGTACAGCTCTTTACCCGGCATGGGAGTAGAAGGATGTCCCAGCCAATTTCCTACAAAAGAGGAAATCGCCATGTATCTAGAGAGTTATGCTACCCACTACCAGCTTCCAATCCAGCTAAACACTCAAGTGAAAAAACTAACGAAAGAAATGGATCTTTTTGTTGTAGAGACCAATGCTTCTACACTTAGGGCAAGAAATGTTATAGTATGCACTGGGCCTTTCCATACTCCCAGTATTCCTTCAATTGCTAAAACACTATCCACTACCATAAACCAGATGCATTCCTCTGAATATCGTAACCCATCCCAATTGGCATCAGGTTCTGTGTTGGTAGTAGGTGGAGGAAATTCAGGTGCACAAATTGCAATAGAAATTGCAAACCAAGGCTATGACACCTACCTTTCTGTAAGTAAAAGTCTAACTCACTTACCCTTAACCATTGCGAATAAAAGCATCTTTTGGTGGCTAGATCGAACCAAAATTCTTCGAGCAAATAAAAATACGCTAGTTGGAAAAGCCTTTCGAAAAAGAGGGAATGTCATTTTTGGTACAGAGTTAAATGATGCAGTTGCAGAAGGGAAAATCACTATTAAGAAAAGAAGCGTGGGGGCAACTGATCAAACCATTCTCTTTGCTGATCAAACTACCCTTAATCCAGATAATATTATATGGGCTACAGGATATACCCCGGATTATTCCTGGATAGATATGCCTAACATTATCCAAGAAAAAGAGAGGCCGTTACATGAAAGGGGAGTTACAAGTATCAAGGGGCTTTTCTTCCTAGGAATGCCTTGGCAGTCCCAACGCGGTTCCGCTTTGTTACTTGGTGTTGGAAGTGATGCCGGTTTTATTCATCAAAAAATATTAGAAAATAACTAA